The Candidatus Obscuribacterales bacterium genome window below encodes:
- a CDS encoding 6-carboxytetrahydropterin synthase gives MKCIINRRAQFSASHRYWLPELSDAENAERFGRCADAPGHGHNYVLYVSMEGDLDQYGMVLNLSDVKHVIKREVTSQLDFSSLNQAWPEFSQSLPTTENLARVIWQRLAPHLPLVRIQLFEHPELWAEYHGQSMNAHLTLSTHFSAAHRLALPHLSLEENLEIYGKCARVHGHGHNYHLEVTIAGEMDERTGMIADLGAFQQIVQDYVTEPLDHTFLNYDIPYFKEIVPTAEQIAVYIRQVLEAPIREIGATLYKVRLIESPNNSCEVYGSAVESGTPATQAQVPALV, from the coding sequence ATGAAATGCATCATCAATCGTCGGGCCCAGTTCTCAGCGAGCCATCGATATTGGTTGCCAGAGCTAAGCGATGCGGAGAATGCTGAACGGTTTGGTCGCTGTGCTGACGCTCCAGGCCATGGTCACAACTACGTCCTCTACGTTTCGATGGAGGGAGACCTTGACCAATATGGCATGGTGCTCAACCTATCGGATGTGAAGCATGTCATTAAGCGAGAGGTGACCAGCCAACTCGATTTTTCTTCCCTCAACCAAGCTTGGCCAGAATTTAGCCAAAGCTTACCTACAACCGAGAACCTCGCGCGGGTAATCTGGCAGCGTCTTGCCCCTCACCTGCCGCTGGTTCGCATTCAGCTTTTTGAACATCCTGAACTTTGGGCAGAATACCACGGACAATCTATGAACGCACATCTAACACTGAGCACCCACTTCAGCGCCGCCCACCGGTTGGCCTTGCCCCATCTGTCCTTAGAAGAAAATTTAGAGATCTACGGTAAATGTGCCCGAGTCCATGGTCATGGTCACAACTACCATCTGGAGGTGACGATCGCGGGAGAGATGGATGAACGCACGGGCATGATTGCCGATCTCGGTGCGTTTCAACAGATCGTTCAGGATTATGTCACGGAACCGCTGGATCACACCTTCCTTAACTATGACATTCCCTACTTTAAGGAGATTGTGCCCACGGCGGAACAGATTGCTGTGTACATTCGCCAAGTGTTGGAAGCCCCAATCCGCGAGATTGGCGCAACGCTCTATAAAGTTCGGTTGATTGAAAGTCCGAACAATTCTTGCGAGGTCTACGGCTCGGCGGTGGAATCGGGAACTCCTGCAACTCAAGCTCAAGTGCCTGCTTTGGTGTAA
- a CDS encoding MinD/ParA family protein encodes MSRVISIHSYRGGTGKSNSTANLAALVAAKGKRVGIVDTDIQSPGIHVLFGFDDQKIDRSLNDYLWGRCSIADVAYDVTYAIGERAQPTSKIYLIPASVKAGEIARVLREGYDVGLLNEGFQDLIENLELDYLFIDTHPGLNEETLLSITISDVLLLILRPDSQDYQGTAVTVDVARKLEVPNLLMVVNKAPTVFDFDELKLRVEQTYGATVAGVLPHSDEMMVLASSGLFSVKYPDHSFTQVLRNIVAHLMA; translated from the coding sequence ATGTCTAGAGTGATTTCGATCCATTCCTATCGGGGTGGAACCGGCAAGTCAAACTCCACCGCAAACCTAGCAGCATTAGTGGCCGCCAAAGGGAAACGCGTTGGGATTGTAGACACGGACATTCAGTCACCTGGCATTCATGTACTGTTTGGGTTTGATGATCAAAAAATTGATCGATCGCTCAATGATTACCTCTGGGGGCGCTGTTCAATTGCTGATGTTGCCTATGATGTCACCTATGCCATCGGCGAACGGGCTCAGCCTACCAGCAAAATCTACTTGATCCCCGCCAGCGTCAAGGCAGGTGAAATTGCCCGGGTGTTGCGAGAGGGCTATGATGTCGGCTTGCTCAATGAAGGATTTCAAGACCTGATTGAAAATCTAGAGCTAGACTATCTGTTTATCGATACCCATCCGGGTCTCAACGAAGAAACCCTGCTGTCTATCACCATTTCTGATGTGCTGTTGCTCATCCTCCGGCCAGATTCACAAGATTACCAAGGCACCGCCGTGACGGTGGATGTAGCTCGTAAGCTAGAGGTGCCTAACTTGTTGATGGTGGTGAACAAGGCTCCCACTGTGTTTGACTTTGATGAACTGAAACTCCGGGTTGAGCAAACCTATGGCGCAACTGTGGCGGGTGTTTTACCCCATTCGGATGAAATGATGGTGTTGGCCAGTAGCGGCCTCTTTTCGGTGAAATATCCAGACCACAGCTTTACGCAAGTGCTGCGCAATATTGTTGCCCATCTCATGGCTTAA
- a CDS encoding AMP-binding protein has protein sequence MGNAPTPKDVEQQCRGRSWLLGDRASDLQIQFQQVLDARHADVQPWIQAGVLPTVAIADDSPAAYLASFLAACQSGCPVVLGNPKWAIAEWQTVLDVAQPTHVWGSSPPSLTLPCTATPLPPGWILIPTGGTSGQLRFAIHTWATLMAAAVGFQQHFHCQSVKSCCLLPLYHVSGLMQAMRVWQSQGQLAIATLPDLMEHGPPGFDPQQFFISLVPTQLQRLLDQPSSSLWLSQFRAVLLGGAPAWPTLLDDAQCRQIPIALTYGMTETAAQVATLSPHRFLQGDRSCGPALPHCAIAIVDDQGQPLPIYQPGRVVLRSTSQCLGYLPESPDGEAIAGQPLLTDDLGYLTSAGDLHLVGRRSSTLITGGENVSPEEVEAAIRSTGLVADIGIVGLPDRHWGEAVTAVYVPTAGTPAEDQMLAHMAIALRPHLSRFKHPKHWIPVDSLPRNSQEKLQRAALKAIAHQWMAQQVMVKP, from the coding sequence ATGGGCAACGCTCCCACCCCTAAGGACGTAGAGCAGCAATGCCGAGGGCGATCGTGGCTGCTGGGCGATCGCGCCTCGGATCTGCAGATCCAGTTTCAGCAGGTCTTAGATGCTCGCCACGCTGACGTTCAGCCATGGATCCAGGCAGGAGTGCTGCCCACGGTGGCGATCGCTGACGACAGTCCCGCCGCCTATTTGGCCAGTTTTCTAGCGGCTTGTCAGTCCGGCTGTCCGGTGGTGTTGGGTAACCCTAAGTGGGCGATCGCGGAATGGCAGACGGTGCTAGACGTAGCGCAACCCACGCACGTTTGGGGATCATCACCACCATCCTTAACTCTGCCTTGCACGGCCACGCCCCTGCCTCCCGGCTGGATTCTGATTCCCACCGGAGGAACCTCAGGGCAGTTGCGGTTTGCCATCCACACCTGGGCAACGCTCATGGCTGCCGCCGTGGGTTTTCAGCAGCATTTCCACTGCCAGTCCGTCAAAAGCTGTTGCCTACTGCCGCTCTACCATGTCAGTGGTCTGATGCAGGCGATGCGAGTCTGGCAATCCCAGGGACAGCTAGCGATCGCCACCTTGCCAGACTTGATGGAGCATGGCCCCCCAGGGTTTGATCCCCAACAGTTTTTTATCTCCCTTGTGCCAACCCAGCTCCAGCGGCTGCTAGATCAACCTTCGTCTTCCCTGTGGCTATCCCAGTTTCGTGCCGTTTTACTTGGCGGTGCGCCAGCCTGGCCGACCTTGTTGGATGATGCCCAGTGCCGCCAGATTCCCATTGCCCTGACCTATGGCATGACGGAAACGGCTGCCCAGGTTGCCACCCTATCACCTCACCGTTTTTTACAGGGCGATCGCAGTTGTGGCCCGGCCCTACCCCACTGTGCGATCGCCATCGTGGATGACCAAGGCCAGCCTCTCCCCATTTACCAGCCTGGGCGCGTGGTGTTGCGCAGCACATCCCAGTGCCTTGGCTATCTACCGGAATCACCGGATGGGGAAGCGATCGCCGGCCAGCCCTTGCTCACCGATGATCTAGGCTATCTAACCTCCGCCGGTGATCTCCATCTGGTAGGACGCAGAAGCAGCACCCTGATCACCGGTGGCGAAAATGTTTCTCCAGAGGAGGTAGAAGCCGCTATTCGGTCTACAGGACTCGTAGCGGATATTGGCATCGTCGGTCTGCCCGATCGCCATTGGGGAGAGGCGGTGACGGCGGTCTACGTGCCCACTGCGGGAACTCCCGCTGAGGATCAGATGTTGGCCCACATGGCGATCGCCCTCCGCCCGCATCTCAGTCGCTTTAAGCATCCTAAACATTGGATTCCTGTGGATTCCTTGCCCCGTAATTCCCAAGAAAAGCTCCAGCGCGCGGCTTTAAAAGCGATCGCCCATCAGTGGATGGCTCAACAGGTCATGGTTAAGCCATGA
- a CDS encoding o-succinylbenzoate synthase: MRIYQRPFRMPLQTSHGRWQVRDGLIVRLENRAGQVGFGEIAPLPWLGSESLERAIAFCQRCLPMVTAEQIMQIPDTLPATQFGLGMALERLGHEVRSPITWTCSQLLPTGAAALQVPLVPGTYKWKIGVQPLQQEQQWLQQRLQDWPLGAKLRLDANGGLDQAAAIAWLQVCDRLNQATPVIEFLEQPLPADQVPQMQQLGDRYTTPIALDESLATMHHVRHWHQQGWRGIGVVKPAIAGFPQTIRQVCTDVGLDVVWSSVFETPMTQRFIAQHLAPVAGDRAVGFGINHWFVDAGCHGLEDEDLWATLPPLRT; encoded by the coding sequence GTGCGCATCTATCAACGGCCTTTTCGAATGCCTTTGCAGACGAGTCATGGACGTTGGCAGGTGCGGGATGGCTTAATTGTGCGGCTGGAGAACAGGGCGGGGCAGGTGGGGTTTGGGGAAATTGCGCCTCTGCCTTGGTTGGGTAGTGAGTCGTTGGAAAGGGCGATCGCGTTTTGTCAGCGTTGCCTGCCGATGGTGACGGCGGAGCAGATCATGCAGATTCCCGATACGCTGCCAGCCACTCAGTTTGGCTTGGGCATGGCGCTGGAGCGGCTGGGTCATGAGGTGCGATCCCCGATCACCTGGACCTGCAGTCAACTGCTGCCTACGGGAGCCGCGGCCCTGCAGGTTCCCCTCGTGCCAGGCACCTATAAGTGGAAAATTGGGGTGCAGCCCCTGCAGCAGGAACAGCAATGGCTGCAGCAACGGTTACAGGATTGGCCCCTAGGCGCAAAACTGCGGCTGGACGCGAATGGCGGCTTGGATCAGGCGGCGGCGATCGCTTGGTTGCAGGTCTGCGATCGCCTCAATCAGGCCACCCCGGTGATTGAATTTTTGGAACAGCCCCTGCCAGCAGATCAGGTGCCGCAGATGCAGCAGTTGGGCGATCGCTACACCACGCCCATTGCCCTCGATGAGTCACTAGCCACTATGCACCATGTGCGGCATTGGCATCAGCAAGGCTGGCGGGGGATTGGAGTCGTCAAGCCAGCGATCGCCGGTTTTCCCCAAACGATTCGCCAGGTTTGCACCGACGTAGGGCTGGATGTTGTATGGTCGTCTGTGTTTGAAACACCCATGACCCAGCGATTTATTGCCCAGCATCTTGCCCCCGTGGCGGGCGATCGCGCCGTAGGGTTTGGGATCAATCATTGGTTTGTCGATGCAGGGTGTCACGGATTGGAGGATGAGGATCTATGGGCAACGCTCCCACCCCTAAGGACGTAG